The Glandiceps talaboti chromosome 19, keGlaTala1.1, whole genome shotgun sequence genome contains a region encoding:
- the LOC144450183 gene encoding NACHT, LRR and PYD domains-containing protein 3-like isoform X2, translating into MPYNTIESISTPGHLFMEFQRKRLVSKGHTDLFISLLQAIQREDLIEKLQSSVHSYGADQHQSIPFYLQGVTDFLRTFYKSSLAEIQPLPWCHDFFLPLEGVYTNLQFTEKDRRGRTSPPFPLQVSQLMDTILSQGRTPRRVRVEGPPGIGKSTFCQKVVYEWACGNIPQFSLAFLLEMKDFSGKIIDTIFDQLLPEEYQCKFSKTELWDMLLQNSHDVLFVLDGLDEIDPKVLSDSDIIKLIQGKTMYGCTVIVTSRPHEYDAILKNCHPNLKVTGYTPNERNQFIKEYFSGNEISAGNLIKKIESKYVLSEICQTPLNTILLCVLWEDNSDTLPDTLTALYKDLTLAVSKNYSTKVLETEFEGNKIPDGIMKNLIALGKYAWDGIRDDRLIFQQKDITPQDLLSYGFLTKDVSKSRIRRSSTCHFLHKTFQEFFASLYISEMMKGGEDMTSVLDDVIGKERQIICVFLSGLLLHDAVPVLKSFYNLMSSPNLEKSKFERTLNCCLVCLKESAFGEDLAGIIVDIFPKELYFISSCAFSITDAAFEDSRLENLKLSLVLTDQVLSGVVNVLAHPNCKVTKLIFNSALTSKFVTAILKSLPKTSSIQSIDLASSKHPEETVPALSSMIERCENLAEIVYQHSASEYDDQISKFLTDIFKALNKCSPRDMFRFVINITTGLYHLPFMPFKELSGMGIKEFEIQLLSNAMMTVQQYFATELGNLLKVNQTMTKLSVCLIGFLPCCSIDLTPVQEGLEINCYLKCFNLWFLGVLGVLEGPTNSPSAFPIVKALSRNTTLQELSLTVSAKAEELLDVFRHNSHLNSLTIWFSNDLGEFVLNVLSALIGHQSINTLCLRYGGPMSSQVLQCLSDFVRQQATVSPKVVRWDTLVPNEIQIETEALSAFYKAVRDNEAIQEIVLPPIKCSDTDYPAILDLTEQIKTIVSDRSCKLNIRIIEPVKKVAPSTEEIRTLNIYGNDKSKGPVFIKEGEKLHVNEKLLEEMSETERQPLIDLIRRIKLTDQIPGHILKKYF; encoded by the exons ATGCCATACAACACAATTGAATCCATATCTACACCTGGACATCTTTTCATGGAATTTCAGAGGAAGAGACTTGTGTCCAAGGGCCATACTGATTTATTTATTAGTTTACTCCAAGCTATACAAAGAGAAGACTTGATAGAGAAATTGCAAAGTTCTGTCCATTCATACGGTGCAG ACCAGCATCAAAGTATACCTTTCTATCTTCAAGGAGTGACTGATTTCTTGCGTACTTTCTACAAGTCATCTTTAGCAGAGATACAACCACTACCATGGTGCCATGACTTTTtcctaccactagagggcgtcTACACCAATCTCCAATTCACTGAAAAGGATCGCAGAGGGCGAACATCACCACCTTTTCCTTTGCAAGTATCTCAACTAATGGACACTATTTTAAGTCAAGGACGAACTCCAAGAAGGGTTCGAGTAGAGGGTCCCCCTGGTATTGGCAAAAGTACATTCTGCCAAAAGGTAGTTTATGAGTGGGCTTGTGGTAATATCCCACAATTTAGTTTGGCTTTTCTTTTAGAAATGAAAGATTTTAGTGGTAAAATCATAGACACCATATTTGATCAACTCTTGCCTGAGGAGTATCAATGTAAATTTAGCAAAACAGAATTATGGGATATGCTTTTGCAAAATTCTCATGATGTTCTCTTTGTTTTGGATGGCCTTGATGAGATTGACCCAAAAGTCTTAAGTGATAGTGATATTATAAAACTGATCCAGGGGAAAACAATGTATGGATGTACTGTAATTGTGACATCACGACCACATGAATATGACGCCATCTTGAAAAATTGCCACCCAAATTTAAAAGTAACAGGATACACTCCGAATGAAAGAAATCAGTTTATCAAAGAGTACTTCAGTGGAAATGAAATTAGTGCTGGCAATTTAATAAAGAAAATTGAGTCCAAATATGTCTTATCAGAAATTTGTCAAACCCCTCTGAACACAATCTTGTTATGTGTTCTTTGGGAAGACAACTCAGATACATTACCTGACACCCTTACTGCTCTATACAAGGACTTAACTCTTGCAGTAAGCAAGAATTACTCCACAAAAGTTTTGGAAACTGAGTTTGAGGGTAACAAAATTCCTGATGGAATTATGAAAAACTTGATTGCCTTAGGGAAATATGCTTGGGATGGAATACGAGATGATAGGTTGATATTCCAGCAGAAAGACATCACTCCACAAGATTTATTGTCATATGGGTTTTTGACCAAAGACGTTAGCAAGTCTAGAATCAGACGGTCTTCGACTTGTCATTTCCTACACAAAACCTTCCAGGAATTCTTTGCTAGTTTATATATTAGTGAAATGATGAAAGGTGGTGAGGATATGACATCAGTATTAGATGATGTCATTGGCAAAGAGAGGCAAATAATCTGTGTATTTCTAAGTGGTCTGCTTTTGCATGATGCAGTTCCTGTTTTGAAGTCTTTTTACAATCTGATGAGCTCTCCAAATTTAGAGAAGTCAAAATTTGAGAGAACATTGAATTGTTGTCTAGTGTGCTTGAAGGAATCTGCTTTTGGGGAAGATTTAGCAGGTATTATTGTAGATATTTTTCCCAAAGAGCTTTACTTCATATCCTCTTGTGCATTCAGCATAACTGATGCAGCTTTTGAGGATTCACGCCTCGAAAATTTGAAGTTGTCCCTGGTCTTAACAGATCAAGTCCTAAGTGGTGTAGTTAATGTATTAGCACATCCTAATTGCAAGGTTACTAAATTAATCTTTAACAGTGCCCTTACTTCAAAATTTGTGACAGCAATTCTCAAGTCATTGCCCAAGACATCATCTATCCAGTCAATAGACTTGGCTTCCtctaaacaccctgaagaaacAGTCCCTGCTCTATCCTCAATGATTGAGAGATGTGAGAACTTAGCAGAAATAGTATACCAACATTCTGCATCTGAATATGATGATCAAATTTCAAAGTTTCTCACAGACATATTCAAAGCTTTGAATAAATGCTCACCACGTGATATGTTCCGATTTGTTATCAACATAACTACAGGCCTGTATCATTTGCCTTTTATGCCCTTCAAGGAATTATCAGGGATGGGTATAAAGGAGTTTGAAATACAACTGTTGTCCAATGCAATGATGACTGTTCAGCAATACTTTGCCACTGAGTTAGGAAACTTACTTAAAGTGAACCAAACTATGACTAAATTATCTGTGTGTCTTATTGGATTTCTACCCTGTTGTTCCATTGACTTAACACCAGTCCAAGAAGGTCTTGAAATTAATTGTTATCTGAAATGTTTCAACTTGTGGTTTTTGGGTGTACTTGGTGTACTTGAGGGTCCTACCAACTCTCCAAGTGCATTTCCTATTGTGAAAGCCCTAAGTAGAAATACAACCCTTCAAGAGTTAAGTCTCACAGTGTCTGCAAAAGCTGAAGAACTATTGGATGTTTTCAGGCATAATAGTCACTTAAACTCTCTAACGATTTGGTTTTCAAATGATCTTGGGGAATTTGTACTCAATGTACTGTCAGCGCTGATTGGACACCAAAGCATAAACACTCTGTGTCTCCGATATGGAGGACCAATGAGTAGTCAGGTTCTTCAGTGCTTATCAGATTTTGTGCGTCAACAGGCAACTGTTTCCCCAAAAGTAGTAAGATGGGACACTCTCGTACCAAATGAGATCCAAATAGAGACTGAGGCACTGTCGGCATTTTATAAAGCAGTGAGAGACAATGAGGCCATACAAGAAATAGTACTCCCACCAATCAAATGTAGTGACACAGATTACCCTGCCATCTTGGACCTCACTGAACAAATCAAAACGATCGTATCAGATCGTTCATGTAAACTTAATATTCGCATAATTGAGCCAGTAAAGAAGGTTGCCCCCTCAACAGAAGAAATTAGAACTTTGAATATATATGGTAATGACAAGTCAAAAGGACCCGTCTTTATCAAAGAGGGTGAGAAATTACATGTCAATGAGAAACTTCTGGAGGAAATGTCAGAAACAGAAAGACAGCCACTTATTGATCTCATTAGAAGGATCAAATTGACTGATCAAATTCCAggacatattttgaaaaagtaCTTTTGA
- the LOC144450194 gene encoding uncharacterized protein LOC144450194, whose translation MSADIDELLDALSESRGESTGLRKLNNQLELEKNTRYDTQEKRTAAVRKIGNIENKNIYEDTLQAVSNKSSRHVEKLCNISLSTEIEKKNKVVREFIDAVTAKGTEKGVGVSTSTERITSKTDFQRFQAIENIYGARNLNYVSDLTFAVQAVNHSVTKSELSANIFGHCTTAASANLLNIWLKSMENNCPPAPNGLIEYAFDNEQRLMRTWLSRRGNKQTLDILTNIIVCQLHPTSILQ comes from the coding sequence ATGTCAGCAGACATAGACGAACTCCTTGATGCACTGTCAGAGTCAAGAGGAGAGAGCACTGGTTTACGAAAGCTCAATAATCAACTAGAATTAGAAAAGAATACACGGTATGACACACAGGAAAAACGCACAGCTGCAGTACGAAAAATCGGTAACATTGAAAATAAGAACATTTACGAAGATACATTACAGGCTGTTAGCAACAAATCAAGTCGACATGTTGAAAAACTGTGCAATATTTCTTTGAGTacagaaatagaaaaaaagaacaaagttgTAAGGGAATTTATAGATGCCGTGACAGCTAAAGGGACTGAAAAGGGTGTAGGTGTAAGTACATCAACAGAAAGAATAACGTCCAAAACAGATTTCCAACGCTTTCAAgctattgaaaatatttatggtGCCAGAAATTTGAATTATGTATCTGATTTAACCTTTGCTGTTCAAGCTGTCAATCATTCAGTAACCAAGAGTGAACTGTCAGCCAACATATTCGGTCATTGTACGACTGCAGCCAGTGCTAATCTATTAAATATTTGGTTAAAATCTATGGAAAATAATTGCCCTCCTGCACCAAATGGGTTGATTGAATACGCATTTGATAATGAACAGAGACTTATGCGAACATGGCTGTCAAGAAGGGGCAATAAACAAACACTGGATATTTTGACAAACATAATTGTATGCCAGTTACATCCTACATCCATTCTGCAATAG
- the LOC144450183 gene encoding NACHT, LRR and PYD domains-containing protein 3-like isoform X1 — MEARPVLNQFSLLLEELSQYITDDELSCLKRQCISSNLMPYNTIESISTPGHLFMEFQRKRLVSKGHTDLFISLLQAIQREDLIEKLQSSVHSYGADQHQSIPFYLQGVTDFLRTFYKSSLAEIQPLPWCHDFFLPLEGVYTNLQFTEKDRRGRTSPPFPLQVSQLMDTILSQGRTPRRVRVEGPPGIGKSTFCQKVVYEWACGNIPQFSLAFLLEMKDFSGKIIDTIFDQLLPEEYQCKFSKTELWDMLLQNSHDVLFVLDGLDEIDPKVLSDSDIIKLIQGKTMYGCTVIVTSRPHEYDAILKNCHPNLKVTGYTPNERNQFIKEYFSGNEISAGNLIKKIESKYVLSEICQTPLNTILLCVLWEDNSDTLPDTLTALYKDLTLAVSKNYSTKVLETEFEGNKIPDGIMKNLIALGKYAWDGIRDDRLIFQQKDITPQDLLSYGFLTKDVSKSRIRRSSTCHFLHKTFQEFFASLYISEMMKGGEDMTSVLDDVIGKERQIICVFLSGLLLHDAVPVLKSFYNLMSSPNLEKSKFERTLNCCLVCLKESAFGEDLAGIIVDIFPKELYFISSCAFSITDAAFEDSRLENLKLSLVLTDQVLSGVVNVLAHPNCKVTKLIFNSALTSKFVTAILKSLPKTSSIQSIDLASSKHPEETVPALSSMIERCENLAEIVYQHSASEYDDQISKFLTDIFKALNKCSPRDMFRFVINITTGLYHLPFMPFKELSGMGIKEFEIQLLSNAMMTVQQYFATELGNLLKVNQTMTKLSVCLIGFLPCCSIDLTPVQEGLEINCYLKCFNLWFLGVLGVLEGPTNSPSAFPIVKALSRNTTLQELSLTVSAKAEELLDVFRHNSHLNSLTIWFSNDLGEFVLNVLSALIGHQSINTLCLRYGGPMSSQVLQCLSDFVRQQATVSPKVVRWDTLVPNEIQIETEALSAFYKAVRDNEAIQEIVLPPIKCSDTDYPAILDLTEQIKTIVSDRSCKLNIRIIEPVKKVAPSTEEIRTLNIYGNDKSKGPVFIKEGEKLHVNEKLLEEMSETERQPLIDLIRRIKLTDQIPGHILKKYF, encoded by the exons ATGGAGGCGAGGCCAGTTTTGAATCAATTTTCGCTCCTCCTCGAAGAGCTTTCACAGTATATTACGGATG ATGAACTGAGCTGTCTAAAACGACAGTGCATCTCCAGCAACCTAATGCCATACAACACAATTGAATCCATATCTACACCTGGACATCTTTTCATGGAATTTCAGAGGAAGAGACTTGTGTCCAAGGGCCATACTGATTTATTTATTAGTTTACTCCAAGCTATACAAAGAGAAGACTTGATAGAGAAATTGCAAAGTTCTGTCCATTCATACGGTGCAG ACCAGCATCAAAGTATACCTTTCTATCTTCAAGGAGTGACTGATTTCTTGCGTACTTTCTACAAGTCATCTTTAGCAGAGATACAACCACTACCATGGTGCCATGACTTTTtcctaccactagagggcgtcTACACCAATCTCCAATTCACTGAAAAGGATCGCAGAGGGCGAACATCACCACCTTTTCCTTTGCAAGTATCTCAACTAATGGACACTATTTTAAGTCAAGGACGAACTCCAAGAAGGGTTCGAGTAGAGGGTCCCCCTGGTATTGGCAAAAGTACATTCTGCCAAAAGGTAGTTTATGAGTGGGCTTGTGGTAATATCCCACAATTTAGTTTGGCTTTTCTTTTAGAAATGAAAGATTTTAGTGGTAAAATCATAGACACCATATTTGATCAACTCTTGCCTGAGGAGTATCAATGTAAATTTAGCAAAACAGAATTATGGGATATGCTTTTGCAAAATTCTCATGATGTTCTCTTTGTTTTGGATGGCCTTGATGAGATTGACCCAAAAGTCTTAAGTGATAGTGATATTATAAAACTGATCCAGGGGAAAACAATGTATGGATGTACTGTAATTGTGACATCACGACCACATGAATATGACGCCATCTTGAAAAATTGCCACCCAAATTTAAAAGTAACAGGATACACTCCGAATGAAAGAAATCAGTTTATCAAAGAGTACTTCAGTGGAAATGAAATTAGTGCTGGCAATTTAATAAAGAAAATTGAGTCCAAATATGTCTTATCAGAAATTTGTCAAACCCCTCTGAACACAATCTTGTTATGTGTTCTTTGGGAAGACAACTCAGATACATTACCTGACACCCTTACTGCTCTATACAAGGACTTAACTCTTGCAGTAAGCAAGAATTACTCCACAAAAGTTTTGGAAACTGAGTTTGAGGGTAACAAAATTCCTGATGGAATTATGAAAAACTTGATTGCCTTAGGGAAATATGCTTGGGATGGAATACGAGATGATAGGTTGATATTCCAGCAGAAAGACATCACTCCACAAGATTTATTGTCATATGGGTTTTTGACCAAAGACGTTAGCAAGTCTAGAATCAGACGGTCTTCGACTTGTCATTTCCTACACAAAACCTTCCAGGAATTCTTTGCTAGTTTATATATTAGTGAAATGATGAAAGGTGGTGAGGATATGACATCAGTATTAGATGATGTCATTGGCAAAGAGAGGCAAATAATCTGTGTATTTCTAAGTGGTCTGCTTTTGCATGATGCAGTTCCTGTTTTGAAGTCTTTTTACAATCTGATGAGCTCTCCAAATTTAGAGAAGTCAAAATTTGAGAGAACATTGAATTGTTGTCTAGTGTGCTTGAAGGAATCTGCTTTTGGGGAAGATTTAGCAGGTATTATTGTAGATATTTTTCCCAAAGAGCTTTACTTCATATCCTCTTGTGCATTCAGCATAACTGATGCAGCTTTTGAGGATTCACGCCTCGAAAATTTGAAGTTGTCCCTGGTCTTAACAGATCAAGTCCTAAGTGGTGTAGTTAATGTATTAGCACATCCTAATTGCAAGGTTACTAAATTAATCTTTAACAGTGCCCTTACTTCAAAATTTGTGACAGCAATTCTCAAGTCATTGCCCAAGACATCATCTATCCAGTCAATAGACTTGGCTTCCtctaaacaccctgaagaaacAGTCCCTGCTCTATCCTCAATGATTGAGAGATGTGAGAACTTAGCAGAAATAGTATACCAACATTCTGCATCTGAATATGATGATCAAATTTCAAAGTTTCTCACAGACATATTCAAAGCTTTGAATAAATGCTCACCACGTGATATGTTCCGATTTGTTATCAACATAACTACAGGCCTGTATCATTTGCCTTTTATGCCCTTCAAGGAATTATCAGGGATGGGTATAAAGGAGTTTGAAATACAACTGTTGTCCAATGCAATGATGACTGTTCAGCAATACTTTGCCACTGAGTTAGGAAACTTACTTAAAGTGAACCAAACTATGACTAAATTATCTGTGTGTCTTATTGGATTTCTACCCTGTTGTTCCATTGACTTAACACCAGTCCAAGAAGGTCTTGAAATTAATTGTTATCTGAAATGTTTCAACTTGTGGTTTTTGGGTGTACTTGGTGTACTTGAGGGTCCTACCAACTCTCCAAGTGCATTTCCTATTGTGAAAGCCCTAAGTAGAAATACAACCCTTCAAGAGTTAAGTCTCACAGTGTCTGCAAAAGCTGAAGAACTATTGGATGTTTTCAGGCATAATAGTCACTTAAACTCTCTAACGATTTGGTTTTCAAATGATCTTGGGGAATTTGTACTCAATGTACTGTCAGCGCTGATTGGACACCAAAGCATAAACACTCTGTGTCTCCGATATGGAGGACCAATGAGTAGTCAGGTTCTTCAGTGCTTATCAGATTTTGTGCGTCAACAGGCAACTGTTTCCCCAAAAGTAGTAAGATGGGACACTCTCGTACCAAATGAGATCCAAATAGAGACTGAGGCACTGTCGGCATTTTATAAAGCAGTGAGAGACAATGAGGCCATACAAGAAATAGTACTCCCACCAATCAAATGTAGTGACACAGATTACCCTGCCATCTTGGACCTCACTGAACAAATCAAAACGATCGTATCAGATCGTTCATGTAAACTTAATATTCGCATAATTGAGCCAGTAAAGAAGGTTGCCCCCTCAACAGAAGAAATTAGAACTTTGAATATATATGGTAATGACAAGTCAAAAGGACCCGTCTTTATCAAAGAGGGTGAGAAATTACATGTCAATGAGAAACTTCTGGAGGAAATGTCAGAAACAGAAAGACAGCCACTTATTGATCTCATTAGAAGGATCAAATTGACTGATCAAATTCCAggacatattttgaaaaagtaCTTTTGA